One bacterium genomic window carries:
- a CDS encoding 4-oxalocrotonate tautomerase family protein: MPLITVQIIENVFDAAQKQEIIEKVTDTMVGIEGEALRGVTWVKIEEVKEGNWGIGGQTLTAADVHGMQGVRG; this comes from the coding sequence ATGCCGCTCATCACCGTCCAGATCATCGAGAACGTGTTCGACGCCGCGCAGAAGCAGGAGATCATCGAGAAGGTCACCGACACCATGGTCGGCATCGAGGGCGAGGCCCTGCGCGGCGTCACCTGGGTGAAGATCGAGGAGGTCAAGGAGGGCAACTGGGGCATCGGCGGCCAGACGCTGACCGCGGCGGACGTCCACGGCATGCAGGGTGTCCGGGGCTGA
- a CDS encoding type II toxin-antitoxin system RelE/ParE family toxin has protein sequence MERTPIFEIRLLQEVKDDLDRLPDDVFSDLARVIDSLAYAPRREDAEELGDGFWLLRSPRFTIVYRIDDGRLVVVIVQVSRSGVPGNPAH, from the coding sequence GTGGAACGCACTCCGATCTTTGAGATCCGCCTGCTGCAGGAGGTCAAGGACGACCTCGACCGCCTCCCCGACGACGTCTTTTCCGACCTGGCGCGCGTCATCGACTCGCTGGCCTATGCCCCCCGGCGCGAGGACGCCGAGGAACTGGGCGACGGCTTCTGGCTCCTCCGCTCCCCGCGTTTCACCATCGTCTACCGCATCGACGACGGCCGGCTGGTCGTCGTGATCGTCCAGGTCTCGCGAAGCGGCGTGCCGGGGAATCCGGCCCACTAG
- a CDS encoding type II toxin-antitoxin system Phd/YefM family antitoxin, whose product MIRLTVSAIRAGLADALNRAAFGGERVVIHRHDKDVAVLIGAEDYERLRELERAAYLAAARRAVAESRGEVGWNDVKDRRGTHSDL is encoded by the coding sequence ATGATCCGATTGACCGTCAGCGCCATCCGGGCCGGTCTGGCCGACGCCCTCAATCGGGCGGCCTTCGGCGGCGAACGCGTCGTCATCCACCGGCACGACAAGGACGTGGCCGTGCTGATCGGCGCCGAGGACTACGAGCGGCTGCGGGAACTGGAACGGGCGGCCTACCTGGCGGCGGCCCGGCGGGCCGTGGCCGAATCCCGCGGCGAAGTGGGCTGGAACGACGTGAAGGACCGGCGTGGAACGCACTCCGATCTTTGA
- the pdxS gene encoding pyridoxal 5'-phosphate synthase lyase subunit PdxS — translation MDTPWGTPEIAEQFRHKVGLAEMLKGGVIMDVTNAEQAKIAEEAGAVAVMALERIPSDIRKMGGIARMSNPGMIQAIKDTVSIPVMAKCRIGHFAEAQILQALGVDFIDESEVLTPADNQNHVYKHDFKVPFVCGCRNLGEALRRIGEGAAMMRTKGEAGSGDIVEAVTHMREVTEGIRRLQLMRTDELMAEAKRLGAPYHVVVETAELGKLPVPNFAAGGVATPADAALMMQLGAETVFVGSGIFASDDPAPRARAIVDAVTYHDDPAKLMEVSMKLGEAMKGRAVNEMDASEKMAGRGW, via the coding sequence ATGGACACCCCCTGGGGCACCCCCGAGATCGCTGAGCAGTTCCGGCACAAGGTCGGTCTGGCCGAAATGCTCAAGGGCGGCGTCATCATGGACGTCACCAACGCCGAGCAGGCGAAGATCGCCGAGGAGGCCGGCGCCGTGGCCGTCATGGCCCTCGAGCGCATCCCCTCGGACATCCGCAAGATGGGCGGCATCGCCCGCATGTCGAATCCCGGCATGATCCAGGCGATCAAGGACACGGTGTCGATCCCGGTCATGGCCAAGTGCCGCATCGGCCACTTCGCCGAGGCGCAGATCCTGCAGGCCCTGGGCGTCGACTTCATCGACGAGTCCGAGGTGCTCACGCCGGCCGACAACCAGAACCACGTCTACAAGCACGACTTCAAGGTGCCGTTCGTGTGCGGCTGCCGGAACCTGGGCGAGGCCCTGCGCCGCATCGGCGAGGGCGCGGCCATGATGCGCACCAAGGGCGAGGCGGGCAGCGGCGACATCGTCGAGGCCGTCACCCACATGCGCGAGGTCACCGAGGGCATCCGCCGGCTGCAGCTCATGCGCACCGACGAGCTCATGGCCGAGGCCAAGCGGCTCGGCGCGCCGTACCACGTGGTGGTCGAGACCGCCGAGCTGGGCAAGCTGCCCGTGCCGAACTTCGCCGCCGGCGGCGTGGCTACGCCCGCGGACGCGGCGCTCATGATGCAGCTCGGCGCCGAGACGGTCTTCGTGGGCAGCGGCATCTTCGCCAGCGACGATCCGGCGCCGCGGGCCCGGGCCATCGTCGACGCGGTGACCTACCACGACGATCCGGCCAAGCTCATGGAGGTCTCCATGAAGCTGGGCGAGGCCATGAAGGGCCGCGCCGTGAACGAGATGGACGCCAGCGAGAAGATGGCCGGGCGGGGCTGGTAG
- the pdxT gene encoding pyridoxal 5'-phosphate synthase glutaminase subunit PdxT, which translates to MGLLTLQGDYEKHRQAFAALGRETRGVRRPGELEGLGGLVIPGGESTTLTRLVDRVGLREPLRAFAARRPVLGTCAGLIMLARATADEGRADFGVEPLGLLDCTVRRNGYGRQIDSFTAPVGIDVLDGSPEPFPAVFIRAPRITAVGPEVDVVAQHDGEPVAVRQGHLLGLAFHPELTDDLRLHRAFLALVDAAG; encoded by the coding sequence ATCGGCCTGCTCACCCTGCAGGGCGACTACGAGAAACACCGGCAGGCGTTCGCCGCCCTGGGGCGCGAGACGCGGGGCGTGCGGCGCCCGGGCGAGCTCGAGGGCCTCGGCGGCCTGGTGATTCCCGGCGGCGAATCGACCACCCTGACCCGGCTGGTCGACCGCGTCGGCCTGCGTGAGCCCCTGCGCGCTTTCGCCGCCCGCCGCCCGGTGCTCGGCACCTGCGCCGGCCTGATCATGCTGGCCCGCGCCACGGCCGACGAGGGGCGTGCCGATTTCGGCGTCGAGCCCCTCGGGCTGCTCGACTGCACCGTCCGCCGCAACGGGTACGGCCGCCAGATCGATTCCTTCACGGCGCCGGTGGGCATCGACGTGCTCGACGGCAGCCCGGAGCCGTTCCCGGCCGTGTTCATCCGGGCGCCGCGCATCACCGCCGTCGGGCCCGAGGTCGACGTGGTGGCGCAGCACGACGGCGAGCCGGTGGCCGTGCGGCAGGGGCACCTGCTGGGCCTGGCCTTTCATCCGGAGCTGACGGACGACCTCCGCCTGCACCGGGCCTTTCTCGCGCTGGTCGACGCCGCCGGGTGA
- a CDS encoding acylphosphatase: MKRLELTIHGRVQGVAFRWHTRHQALALGLTGWVRNRPDGTVRLVAEGEPATLDLLRAWAERGPDHARVDRVDTHWSEAGPGFAGFEITG; encoded by the coding sequence ATGAAACGCCTCGAACTGACCATCCACGGCCGCGTGCAGGGAGTCGCCTTCCGCTGGCACACGCGCCACCAGGCCCTGGCCCTGGGGCTGACGGGCTGGGTCCGCAACCGCCCCGACGGCACCGTGCGCCTGGTCGCCGAGGGCGAGCCCGCGACCCTGGACCTGCTTCGGGCCTGGGCGGAACGGGGGCCGGACCACGCGCGCGTCGATCGCGTCGACACCCACTGGAGCGAGGCCGGGCCGGGCTTCGCCGGATTCGAGATCACCGGATGA
- a CDS encoding HAD family phosphatase, which translates to MNPAAARLLVAVDVDGTLLDSEFDDVLRPREVAALQAVRDAGHVVALCTGRNLNSTRALLEQSAWFPDDLPLVLLNGAVVWGDAPRRRLASHELDGERIRRLIGLFKVHGTVPMVYGHDDDGGFLHHEPVAVNAILARYLAKRRAAVGSLAVVEDLAALGLERALEVGTIDRQERIEALSAAVRAELGDAVNVVNTRSLLGDGAYYWAEAFDRQTGKGTGLRVLADFCGIPLAATVAIGDNYNDLDMFDVAGWSVAMDGAPAAVLARADEIAAPVRESGAAAVLERIAAGHRPGGRKGGTT; encoded by the coding sequence ATGAACCCCGCCGCCGCCCGCCTGCTCGTGGCCGTCGACGTGGACGGCACCCTGCTCGACAGCGAGTTCGACGACGTGCTGCGCCCGCGCGAGGTGGCGGCCCTGCAGGCCGTGCGCGACGCGGGCCACGTGGTGGCGCTCTGCACCGGGCGCAACCTGAACTCGACCCGGGCCCTGCTCGAGCAGTCGGCCTGGTTCCCGGACGACCTGCCCCTCGTGCTGCTGAACGGGGCGGTGGTGTGGGGCGACGCGCCGCGGCGCCGCCTGGCCAGCCACGAACTCGACGGCGAGCGCATCCGGCGGCTGATCGGGCTCTTCAAGGTCCACGGAACCGTCCCCATGGTGTATGGTCACGACGACGACGGCGGCTTCCTGCACCACGAGCCCGTGGCCGTGAACGCCATCCTGGCCCGCTACCTGGCCAAGCGCCGCGCGGCGGTGGGCAGCCTCGCGGTGGTGGAGGACCTGGCGGCCCTCGGTCTGGAGCGCGCCCTCGAGGTGGGCACCATCGATCGCCAGGAGCGCATCGAGGCCCTCAGCGCCGCCGTGCGGGCCGAGCTCGGCGACGCCGTCAACGTCGTCAACACCCGCAGCCTGCTCGGCGACGGGGCCTACTACTGGGCCGAGGCCTTCGACCGGCAGACGGGCAAGGGCACGGGCCTGCGGGTGCTGGCCGACTTCTGCGGGATCCCCCTGGCGGCCACGGTGGCCATCGGGGACAACTACAACGACCTGGACATGTTCGACGTGGCCGGGTGGAGCGTGGCCATGGACGGCGCCCCGGCGGCGGTCCTGGCGCGCGCCGACGAGATCGCGGCCCCGGTCCGGGAGTCGGGCGCGGCCGCCGTGCTCGAGCGCATCGCCGCCGGCCACCGGCCGGGCGGCCGGAAAGGCGGAACGACGTGA